The Bacteroidota bacterium region ATTAAAGATGCGCATGATTTTTATCCTCACATTATTTTGCCTGTGATAATTCACGAATAATGCTTCGGCGCAACGCTTGCCTTCATCATAACAGGCCCTGATGCCAATCGGATTCACATTTCCCCAGTAGCTTTCGGGCTGCGGATGAACATTGGGGTCGCCATATACCTCGCTGGTTGACGACTGCAGAATTTTTGCTTTGATACGCTTGGCAAGTCCGAGCATATTGATAGCACCCATCACAGAGGTTTTGATGGTTTTAATGGGGTTGTACTGGTAATGTATCGGCGAAGCAGGACAGGCAAGATTATAAATCTCATCCACTTCAATAAAAAACGGCGTAGTAACATCATGCCGTATCATCTCAAAATAGGGGTTGTCCAACAGGTGAACAACATTCTTTTTTGAACCGGTAAAATAATTATCGAGGCAGATTACTTCGTTGCCGTCATTCAGCAGGCGTTCACACAGGTGTGAGCCTAAGAATCCGGCGCCGCCGGTAACCAGTATTTTTTTCTTCATTTTCTGTTGGTGTCAATACCGATGCAATAATATGAAAAGCCATTCTTCTGCATCTCTGCCATATCATAAATGTTACGACCATCAATAACAACATGCTGTTTCATCAGGCCTTTCATTTTTTCAAGATCCGGGAAACGGAACTCCTGCCATTCGGTAACAAGTACCAGACAGTCCGCATCTTTCAGACATGCATAGGGCTCTTCCATGTATGCAATTGAATCACCAATACGACGGTGAGTTTCTTCCATTGACGCAGGGTCGTAAGCAGAAACGGTGGCTCCGGCTTTCAAAAATTTATCAATAAGTACCAGCGACGGAGCTTCGCGCATATCGTCGGTTTGAGGTTTGAAGGAAAGTCCCCACATCGCAATCTTCTTCCCTTTAAGCTCGTTGTTGAAATGACGGGCAACTTTGTGATACAAGACCATTTTTTGGTCGTCATTAACATCTTCTACCGATTGCAGTACGCGTAGTTTATAACCGTTTTCTTCTGCTGTTTTAATAAGAGCCTTAACATCTTTTGGAAAGCATGACCCACCATAACCGGCACCCGGATAAATAAATTTATTCCCAATGCGTGTATCGCTGCCTATACCTTTACGGACGAGGTTGATATTCGCACCGATAATCTCACAAAGATTGGCAATATCATTCATGAAGCTAATCTTGGTAGCAAGCATGGAGTTGGCTGCATATTTTGTCATCTCTGCCGAAGGAACATCCATGAAAATGATAGGATGACCGTTCAGGGTAAAAGGTTTGTACAAGGCGGCCATGATTTCTTCTGCTTTTTTTGATTCAACACC contains the following coding sequences:
- a CDS encoding UDP-glucuronic acid decarboxylase family protein, which translates into the protein MKKKILVTGGAGFLGSHLCERLLNDGNEVICLDNYFTGSKKNVVHLLDNPYFEMIRHDVTTPFFIEVDEIYNLACPASPIHYQYNPIKTIKTSVMGAINMLGLAKRIKAKILQSSTSEVYGDPNVHPQPESYWGNVNPIGIRACYDEGKRCAEALFVNYHRQNNVRIKIMRIFNTYGPRMHPADGRVVSNFIIQALKGEDITVYGDGGQTRSFCYADDLIEGMIRLMNTADDITGPVNIGNPGEFTILELAQKVIAITGSKSKIIYQPLPQDDPMQRQPDITKAKELLNWEPKIALDEGLVRTIDYFRSII
- a CDS encoding UDP-glucose/GDP-mannose dehydrogenase family protein, producing MKIAIVGTGYVGLVTGTCFAEVGINTVCVDIDKNKIDNLNKGILPIFEPGLDAMIERTVKKGHLQFTTDLKSVLSGCDVIFIAVGTPPDEDGSADLKHVISVAKEVGRYMEKHILVVTKSTVPVGTAKKVRSAVQEELDARGLKLEFDVASNPEFLKEGAAIDDFMKPDRIVVGVESKKAEEIMAALYKPFTLNGHPIIFMDVPSAEMTKYAANSMLATKISFMNDIANLCEIIGANINLVRKGIGSDTRIGNKFIYPGAGYGGSCFPKDVKALIKTAEENGYKLRVLQSVEDVNDDQKMVLYHKVARHFNNELKGKKIAMWGLSFKPQTDDMREAPSLVLIDKFLKAGATVSAYDPASMEETHRRIGDSIAYMEEPYACLKDADCLVLVTEWQEFRFPDLEKMKGLMKQHVVIDGRNIYDMAEMQKNGFSYYCIGIDTNRK